CTAATTTTGTTTTAGGTTTACTTAATAAAAGTAAAATTTATTTTCCGCAATAAGCAATTGCTTCTATTTCTACTAAAACATTTTTTGGTAATTTATCCACAGCGAATGCAGAACGAGCTGGAAATGGCTCTACAAAATAATTTGCATAAATTTCATTCACCGCTCCAAAATCAGCGATGTCATCTAATAAAACTGTTGTTTTTATAACATTTTGAGTAGTTAGCCCATTATTTTCCAAAATAGCTTTTATATTTTCCAAAACTTGTTTTGCTTGGTCTTCTACTGTAACTGCTTCTATTTTTTGATTTTCAGGATTAATGGCAATTTGTCCCGAAATATATAAAAAATCTCCCGCTTTTCTAAACGCTGAATACGGTCCTACTGCTTCAGGTATTTTTTTCATAATAGTCCTCCTAATTTTATATCCTAAATTTTATCTTACAATTTATTTATAACTTATTTTAACATATTTTTCTATATCTATCAACAAAAATTCAGTCATAAAACAAATAAAATAAATTAAAAATTAATTTTTCTTTTTAAACAAATTTTTTATAGAAAACACAGGTTTATTTCTAACTATTTTTTCATTTCCAAGAAAATCTCGCATAGTTTTTAAAGTCTTTCCAGCATTTTTTACAATAAAATTAAATGTTCCTGCACTTTTTGTGTCAACAAAAAATCCACGAATATACTTATCCCGAAAAAATAACTGCGCTCTCACTCTAATTATCTCTTCCCAAGGGATCTGTAAATAATCTTCAGGATTTTTTTCGTTATAAAACTCAAACGCCCTATCTCCAACTAAAATATCTCCTCTTTTATTCCCAATCATTCCGCTCAATAAATTTGCCTTCGTATTAAACAAAACTTTTGTATTTTTTGAAATTGCCATCTTTTACCTTTCTTAATATTTAATATTTAATATTTAATAATTTTTTTATAATATTCAGAAAATTAACTAGATTATTATTCAAAAAAGGAACTATTTATAGCAACAGTTCCTTTTATTTTTTTGTATTTTATAATTTTTTATTTTTTTAGAATATTCCAATGAAATGTCCTACTATTCCAACTATAAATAATGCAAAGATTATCAAAATTGGACTAACTTTTTTCTTCAAAAGCCACATACATAAAAATGTAAGAAGTAATGCTGCAAGTCCTGGAACAAGCTGATCCAAGTTATCCTGCAAAGTTGTAACTTTTTCAGGTGAAATTGAAAGCCCTGCAGCTACATCTGTCAATATTTTTTGCAACTGAGTTCCATCTACCATTCCTTTTGGAAATTCGACAAACGCACCTTTAGATAATTTTGCACTCGCAACTATCATAGGAAATTTAATTGTTATCCATCTTTGAACCAAAATTCCCATTACAAACATCCCTAAAATAGATGCACCTTTTGTTATTTTTTGTAACATTCCACCTGACAAATCCTGTGTAATTTCTGTCCCTTTTTGGTAACCAAATTCTTGTGTATACCATAAGAATGCTATACGAATTATATTCCATAAAACAAAGAACAACAAAGGTCCTACAATTGAACCACTGGCAACTGCAAGAGAAGCTGCAACTGCTCCTAATATTGGACGAACAGTAAACCAGAATACTGGATCTCCTATTCCTGCAAGAGGTCCCATCATCCCTACTTTTACCCCTTGAATAGCTGCATCATTAATATCTGCTCCATTTGCTTTTTCTTCTTCTAAAGCCAAAGTAACTCCTAAAATTGGTGCTGCTATATATGGATGTGTATTAAAGAATTCCAAATGTCTTTTTAATGCTGCTGACGCATCTTCTTTATTTGGATATAGTTTTTTTAACGCTGGTATCAACGCAAAAGCCCAACCACCATTTTGCATTCTTTCATAGTTCCAAGATCCTTGCAAAAATTGTGAACGAAGCATAACTTTACGACGATCAGCTTTTGTCAATTTTATTTTTTCTGCCATTTTTTTCTCCTCCTAATTAATAGTCATTTAGTATGTCTCCTAATGGATCTCCTGAAGCTTTTGAACCACTGTCGCCACTTCCTCCTCCACCATTATTATTTTGAGTTACATTCAAGTAAATAATTGCAGCACAAACTCCAATTATTCCTGTTGCAATCAAAGTTAATTCTTTTACTGGAGCTAATGCAAATCCTAAGAAGAAGAATGGCCATACTTCTTTAGTAGCCATTAAGTTAATTACCATCGCATAACCTACTGCCACTACAAATCCTCCACCTATTGTCATTCCATCTGTAAACCATTTTGGCAATGAACCTAGTGCACCTTGAACCACAGAAGACGGAATAAATAACAATAACATTGCAGGAATTGCAATACGCAAACCTTGACAAATAAGTGCCACTATGTGCCAAAATTCAACTCCGGCAAAATTTCCTTTTTCAGCTGCACGATCAGCTTGGTGAACGATAACTACTGATAATGTACGAACTAACATTGTTAATACTAAACCTACAGTTGCAAGAGCTACTGCAATCCCAATGGCATTACTTATACCACCTTGATTAAATTCTCCAGCTTTTACAAATATTATTGCTGAAGCCACTGAAGCTAGAGCCGCATCTGGCGAAACTGCTGCTCCGACATTTGCCCAACCCATAGCCATAAGCTGTAATGTTCCACCTAACATGATACATTCAGTTGGGTGTCCAGTTGCAATTCCAATTAATGAACATGCAACAATTGGTTGATGGAATTGAAATTGGTCAAGAATACCTTCCATTCCAGCTAAAAACGCAACAATCAATATTAATATAATTGATATTATACCGAAATTCATAATACCCTCCTAATAATTTTAAATTTTTAAAGTTTTAAACCTTCACTTTCTTTTTCTTTTATCAATTTAAATAAATCAACTGGCTTATCTGCCGCTACTTTACGGACATCAAATTTTACGCCTAATTCTTTTAATCTCTTATATGTTTCCACATCATTTTGATCTACTGAAAGCACATTATTAATTTGAATTTTTCCAACTGAATGAGCCATTGAACCAATATTCAATTCTTTGATTGGAACTCCTTCTTCAATTACTTTTAGCGCATCTTGAGGATTTTCAAATAAAAGTAGCGCTTTTGTATTTCCGAATCTTGGATCTTTTGAAACTTCCACCAATTTTTTTAGCGGAATGACATGAGCTTTTACCCCTGGAGGTGCAGCCTGTTCTATAAGTTTTTTACGCATGTTGTCTTTCGAAACCGAATCTGAAACTACGATTATTCTGTTTGGATTTGTTGCTTTTGTCCAGCTTGTTGCAACTTGTCCATGAAGTAAACGAGTGTCAATACGAGCCAATACAAATTTAATTTTCCCATCTCCAATAACTGTTCCTTCTGGAATCGCACCTTTTGGTGTGTCATCTTGAGCCGCTGCCGCTACTTTTCCTTCGTCTTTTGGCTCTAATTCTTCAGGACGCACCTTTACTTGATCTTTTGCTTCCGAAATAATGGCTTCAGCCACTTCATGAGCTGTTTCATAATCTTCTCTTTCTGATAACGCTGCAAGTAACATTGGTAAATTAAGTCCCGCAACGATTGCTCTTTTTTCAGGATTTTCTTCAAAAAATCTATTTGATTGATTAAAAGGACTTCCTCCCCATAAATCAACTAGGAATAAAACTTCTTCTGTTCCCAATTTCTCAATAGCTTTTTGAATATTTCCATACAAGTCATCAGGTCCTTCGCTTGGCATAAACACAACTGATTCAAGACCTTCTGTCTCTCCCAGAATCATTGAAGCAGACTGCTTAATACCCGCAGCAAATTCTCCGTGACTGGCAATGATAATTCCTACCATTTTTTTACCTCCTTCTTCATTTTAATTTTATAAAAATCTTTCGACAATTTAATTATACCTTTAATTTAAAAAAAATCAACAGTAAACTAAAAAATTTTTTAATATTTTTGAATTTTTCCTTTAGAAATTGTCCCTTTTACATTAAAATTATCATCAAAATAAGTCAAGTCCGCAATGTATCCTTCTTTTATATAACCATATCTATCGTTTACCGAAATAAATTTAGCTGGATAGGAAGTTGCCATTTTTAGTGCTTCTTCCAAAGGCTGATTCACATATTTTACTAAATTTTTAACTCCATCAATCATAACAAGAGTTGATCCACCCAAAGTTCCACTAGGTGAAACCCATTTCCCATCAACACACAAAACTTTATTTCCTTCAAACATAAATTCTTTCATATCAGTTGTTCCAGCTGGACTAACTGCGTCAGTTACCAAATATAATCTCTCTTTCATAATTTTTTTAGCAATTTCAACAGCACAAAACTTGGAATGAAGCCCATCCACAATAATTCCAGCGCTAAGTTTATCGTCATTGAATAAAAATCCCACAACTCCTGGATTTCTTGATTCTAGTGGACTCATTGCATTGTATAAATGAGTTGCTCCGTCATAATACTCTTTTTTTTCTTCACATTCATCATAAGTTGCGTTTGAATGTCCCATATTTATTTTAATTCCAGCTTTTCTTAAAGTTCTCAAATGTTTTATTTCAGCTTTTTCAGGCGCAATTGTAATAATTCTTGTTATTTTTTTTCCAGCGTTAGAAATTTTTTGAACAATTTCATCTGAAAGAACTCTTATGTACTCAGGTCTATGAATCCCTTTTTTTTCCACACTTATATAAGGCCCCTCAATATGAAGCCCTAAAACTCCAATTTCTTCCAAGTCTTTTATGCTTTCCAAAGTTTTTATCGCACTTAAAATTTTTTCATCAGGAGAAGTGATTAGCGTTGGCAAAAACGAAGTGCATCCAAATCTTTTGTTAGTTTCATTCATTATTTTTAAACCTTTTTCAGAAATATCATCATTAAACAGCACTCCACCACATCCATTTATCTGCAAATCAATAAATCCTGGCGACAATACCATTCCTTCTATATCAACTATTTCATTTTCTACCAATTCTTTTTCAGTCAATTCGTTAAAATTCAATACTTTTTTTATAAGTGTTTTTTCTAAAAGAACTGTATTTTTTTCAATAAATTTTTCTCCGTCAAAAATTTTTGCATTTTTTATAATCATAAATTTCTCCTTTTTTCTAAATTTTTAACAAGAAGCCTTCACTTCTTACAATTATTTTTTTTAATTTAACATATCAAAAATTAATTCTAACTCCTGTCGTGTAAACATTGTTACTTCCTTTACCTTTTCCGCTATCCATAGAGCCATCATAGTTTACATACCATCCAAAACTTTTATTTACTTCCGTTAGTGCACCTGCTCCTACCCAAGTTTTATTTTTTGAAAGTCCAATACCTTTTACTTTGAATTTTGCTCCTGGAAGTCCTGTATATCTTGCATTAAAGCTCAAATCCTCATCTTTAAAAGCTTTTTGGCGTGTTACATATCCCTGGAAAGTCGTTTTGCTTTCGCTATTCCAATTTACAGATTTTCCGACTCTAAGTCCTACTAATGCTGCAGTTTGATTATAAGTTTTTTTCTCTGCTGTAAGTCCAAATTGGCTGTCTTTTTCAGAAAATGAACCTCTTTGAACCGTGTCATGAGTCAACCCAACAAATGATGTTATGACAAAATCTCCATTTTTATTTTTTATATCATATCCTGTTTCCAAGTACCCTGAATAGACTTTGTCATTGTGATTAATCTTTGCTTGGGAATAATCATTACTACCTAAAATGATGTCCCTTTCAACATCACTGTCAACAAATCCTGCTCCCAAACGACCTTGCAAATACAATGGATTATTTTTATTGCCTAATCTTCCATACAACGAAAAACCAAAATTATTTGCATCGGATTTTCCTCCGTATCTGTCAAACTTAACATCGGCTTTTGAATAAGACAACGCTGTCCCTAAAATTAAATTTTCACCAAATTGTTTATCAACTCCAACTTGTCCACCAAGTACTTTTGTATCT
This genomic stretch from Leptotrichia sp. oral taxon 218 harbors:
- a CDS encoding Rid family detoxifying hydrolase: MKKIPEAVGPYSAFRKAGDFLYISGQIAINPENQKIEAVTVEDQAKQVLENIKAILENNGLTTQNVIKTTVLLDDIADFGAVNEIYANYFVEPFPARSAFAVDKLPKNVLVEIEAIAYCGK
- a CDS encoding DUF956 family protein, which encodes MAISKNTKVLFNTKANLLSGMIGNKRGDILVGDRAFEFYNEKNPEDYLQIPWEEIIRVRAQLFFRDKYIRGFFVDTKSAGTFNFIVKNAGKTLKTMRDFLGNEKIVRNKPVFSIKNLFKKKN
- a CDS encoding PTS system mannose/fructose/sorbose family transporter subunit IID, with product MAEKIKLTKADRRKVMLRSQFLQGSWNYERMQNGGWAFALIPALKKLYPNKEDASAALKRHLEFFNTHPYIAAPILGVTLALEEEKANGADINDAAIQGVKVGMMGPLAGIGDPVFWFTVRPILGAVAASLAVASGSIVGPLLFFVLWNIIRIAFLWYTQEFGYQKGTEITQDLSGGMLQKITKGASILGMFVMGILVQRWITIKFPMIVASAKLSKGAFVEFPKGMVDGTQLQKILTDVAAGLSISPEKVTTLQDNLDQLVPGLAALLLTFLCMWLLKKKVSPILIIFALFIVGIVGHFIGIF
- a CDS encoding PTS mannose/fructose/sorbose transporter subunit IIC; translated protein: MNFGIISIILILIVAFLAGMEGILDQFQFHQPIVACSLIGIATGHPTECIMLGGTLQLMAMGWANVGAAVSPDAALASVASAIIFVKAGEFNQGGISNAIGIAVALATVGLVLTMLVRTLSVVIVHQADRAAEKGNFAGVEFWHIVALICQGLRIAIPAMLLLFIPSSVVQGALGSLPKWFTDGMTIGGGFVVAVGYAMVINLMATKEVWPFFFLGFALAPVKELTLIATGIIGVCAAIIYLNVTQNNNGGGGSGDSGSKASGDPLGDILNDY
- a CDS encoding mannose/fructose/sorbose PTS transporter subunit IIB: MVGIIIASHGEFAAGIKQSASMILGETEGLESVVFMPSEGPDDLYGNIQKAIEKLGTEEVLFLVDLWGGSPFNQSNRFFEENPEKRAIVAGLNLPMLLAALSEREDYETAHEVAEAIISEAKDQVKVRPEELEPKDEGKVAAAAQDDTPKGAIPEGTVIGDGKIKFVLARIDTRLLHGQVATSWTKATNPNRIIVVSDSVSKDNMRKKLIEQAAPPGVKAHVIPLKKLVEVSKDPRFGNTKALLLFENPQDALKVIEEGVPIKELNIGSMAHSVGKIQINNVLSVDQNDVETYKRLKELGVKFDVRKVAADKPVDLFKLIKEKESEGLKL
- the nagA gene encoding N-acetylglucosamine-6-phosphate deacetylase; the protein is MIIKNAKIFDGEKFIEKNTVLLEKTLIKKVLNFNELTEKELVENEIVDIEGMVLSPGFIDLQINGCGGVLFNDDISEKGLKIMNETNKRFGCTSFLPTLITSPDEKILSAIKTLESIKDLEEIGVLGLHIEGPYISVEKKGIHRPEYIRVLSDEIVQKISNAGKKITRIITIAPEKAEIKHLRTLRKAGIKINMGHSNATYDECEEKKEYYDGATHLYNAMSPLESRNPGVVGFLFNDDKLSAGIIVDGLHSKFCAVEIAKKIMKERLYLVTDAVSPAGTTDMKEFMFEGNKVLCVDGKWVSPSGTLGGSTLVMIDGVKNLVKYVNQPLEEALKMATSYPAKFISVNDRYGYIKEGYIADLTYFDDNFNVKGTISKGKIQKY